The following DNA comes from Ricinus communis isolate WT05 ecotype wild-type chromosome 10, ASM1957865v1, whole genome shotgun sequence.
CTTTCATCAATATGAGTatgtatgtatttatttttatcaatttcactcatataaaggaaaacaaacaaagtTAATATGATTATCAACTTGAAGCAAAATGCATTTACCCTTCAGAAGAAAGCAGGATACCCTGAAGAACAGACTTAAAGGCCCTTGCAGCAGTTGCACTTATGCACATGATGAATCCAAATAAGTGAAAACTTGGTTCACCCTGCCACCAGCAATGAATAAAAGTCTTATCTACAGTAGGATTAGGATGTAGCATGATTTTTTAGAAGCTAGTAAATTTTGCATGCAAACAAATTTgtaaattgaaacaaaataaaacgtAAAAAGCTGAAAACTACCTAGATAATAGTAGCTAACAAATACAAACATCCCGAAGAGACAGCCTGAAGAGTTAAAAATGAGTGTCTTGGACGTGGAGTTTTCTCACATATTAATACATTACATTACAGCTACTTCATAACATATGCACAGTAAATGCCATCCTTCAAGAAATATAGGGGTTTGCCAACCTTATTGACCAGGTTGCATGTCACCAAAGAGGCTAGCCAGAGATATGCACAACTGTAGCTTCTGAATCTAGCatttttgagaaagaaagggtGGAATCCTAACCTAGTTATGAAACACATGCATCTTCCTTCTAATTTGAAGCATCACTCATCCAATCTGCTTCtcaattaatattttgctGATGTTGGTTTGATTGTATTATAAGTTCTTTCCCTCCATCAACGATTTAAATTAAACACTGCAacttatgcattcaacaaacTGGGATTGCATACAATTCATTATTCTGCTAAACCCCATTAATTACCCTAAATAACCAAAgacattttattaatatgaaacCTGCAAATAAACCAGACATACACTAAGTGTATATGTGCTTACTACATTTTCCATAGTCCATTTTTAACTTCGCTGCTCTTTCACAACGATACCGGTAATTATGCACTCCAATTCTACAGGAAAGAATCATACAGTGGAAGAGTTTGTCAAGGAATTTTATGATTCAACAATAAATGACTTGTTTCTAGGCTTCTTTATGGAAAAACCACTAGTAGGTCTATCCATTTAGAATTTGGGCTAGAAATTGGGAGAAAATGAGGATTATCTTCCTCCAgttattttcatgaatagaGATCAGAATATACAAGAAAAAAGCAACGGCAGTCATTAATTGCCACACACAAACACATAAAAACAAGATCTCAGATCCACATTGTTATCATGAATTTGGCATTGCATTTTACAAGTATGAATCTTAAAACTCAAACAGCAATTAAAAATCCAGATCATACTCCAAAAAGAGACCCATAATTATAATCAATAGAAAAACTAAAGGTAAcccaaatatatttattaaaaagaggagagagaaagagaatcaAAGAAACATACCCCACTAGCAATTATAACACCAGTAACAACAGGCACCAGAGCAGCATAAGTAATCCAGGCTTCTCTCTTGAAGGTCATTAAATAAGCAAAAACAGCAGTAAAGAAAGGTGTAGTAGCACCGACAGCTTGATTAAAAGAAACAGGCAAATACCTAAGAGAAATATTACCACCAACCACAGACCCACAAAACACAACACTTAAAGTTGCAATCTTGAACAACTGATTCTTAGATTTAACAGCCTGAAGAGGTACAATCTTGAAGAAAACAATAGAGAGATAACTTAGAATAGCACAAGCAGACATATGACACATTGTAAGAAAGATTGGAAATTTGAAGCCATAATTAGAAAGTAAATACTTGTTTAATAACAAAACACCAATGTTTGATGAGTACCAAAGAATTATAAGACAAGATATGAAAAGGGCTTGTTTttttgaagatgaagatgacgACATTGTGTTTGGATTTGTGATTATGGGTTGCTGTTGTGGTGGTGATCTCATGATCTGAGCTCCTTCATCAATGGcaattttttggttttttggGTTATTGGGTTATATATCATGTGGCACCGagggagagaaagagagtgaGTGAGTGTGTATTTACAATTTGGGTGCTACTATGAGAAAggaatgttttcttttaataaacactgatttttgtttgtttttcctttttttaagTGCGATGTTGCTTTTATGATGTTTAAGtcctattttcctttttctaaaGAATTCATTAGGTCCTTATTTGTTACATGTACATTATAACACGTTCAGAATTAGAGAAGGCAGAGAGATACtcactctttttttctttttcctttttttttttctagccCTTATTCCCCCTGCCTTTTTTACGGTTGTTGTTTGTGATTCTTCGTCTCTCTCGACAGACTTCCCAGTGCTATTGATAAgcgtgttattttctcatttaatGCGATCTAGGAATTCAGCTATGGCAAAACTCAAAAACATTATGTCATTTTTATATAGAGTctaattaagtttatttatttgcagTTGTGTTTGTTCTTTGAGGAAGGGTTTATAGGTATTTTGTAGGTTTTAATGTGAAATTAAAGGCACAAAAGAAGTGAGAGTTAAAGCTGAACTCATGGATGGTGCAATATTTGGGAAGTAGAGTTCTGTCACAATCATGACACTTGTAGCGCCCGCAACGGATTAAATacatcttattatatttttaacttttaaatataatggGTAAAGAGTAAAAATAATAGGTAAAGGAAGAAATTCTAACCGAAGAACACCCTAAAATTACTCAAGAACTGAGAAATTTGCTTTACTTGGACACTCTAATGGCCACGTAACAGATGTTGAATCCTTAAAACAATTGAAGAAAAAACCACACCAACTTGCTTTGTTCTATTGACCATGTTGACATCACTAGCATAGTCCACTTCAACTAGAATTTGCTTTATTCCATATTGCCAAGCAAGATTTAATGGCGTAATATATTTGTAGCCTCTTGTGCTTATCTAAAATAATCAGATagtctcttttattttaagtttgacCTATTAGGCGTCTAAACTTATCAGTTGTCTAACTCATAAACACCAAATAGCTTACATGGCAAAGTGggttatattaatatattatgcGCGACTGAGGTCCTCTTTTATGGTCTAATGTGAGAGGCTGGCTAGAGAAGCTGTTCGAAGAGGGCGGGAAGTGGACGTCGGAGCAAAGATAAGATGCCTagacaaggagcggcttctggcAGGTTTCTAAGATGACATCACTCTAAGGTACAAGGATACATGAATCAATAGAATTGCAAATTGAAATGGGACGGAGAATAtttgataacatatatataaagagttggaactaatcacatgagacgccttttggttgtttggctatgGAGTTGTAGAAACtctaaagttaaacgtgcttggttgAGAGAAATTCTAGAATGGGGACCTCCtgggaagttctcgaacccgtCAAACGGACAAAACTGTGAGGCCAGTAGGGGCCAAAgcagacaatatctcatgtgatctggttccGAGTTGTTACaaaatggtatcagagcaggacccctctagtagatgtatggttcgaggacgaatcaGACAAAAGCTGGTGAGCATGTCACAGCCTGGTCTAGAGAAGCGGTTCGATGAGGGCGGGAAGTGGACGCCGGGGCAAAGATAAGATGCCTagacaaggagcggcttctggcaggcttctaggatggcagtagggctgagcatggatctcggtgattccCGCCCGAACCGAATAACCGTACCGAAAAATACCAGAACCGAAATAACTAAAACTTTTAATAACTGAATTGAACTGatctgaatttttttattattacggtatggtactggttctttagtaaaaaccgtacCATAACCGTACCAGAACCGATCCGTCTTGTACTGATCCTAATCAAACTGTAGAACCGAATTtgttacatatatttattaataattatttatattatataaataatacctattaaaaataactataatattataaaatactttatactctataaaaagattattttatatttatcattttatataattcaggcaattattatcgaaataagaaaaaaatactacatattaaaagtaactataatattataatgtactttatactctataagaaaaaataagttatatattaatatatcatatagtatactgatactaatatacattactctaatactaaatttataatttactatctaCTAACTTAACCCTAATATCTTTTCTTACCACATACTACAAGCCTACACTTAACAATTTGAACACACCGTCTTCCTCTTTAAAACACACCGCCGCACCTTCCATTTTGCAATTCATAAAACAAAATCCCTAAGGCAAATTTCtagatagaaaattaaaaggaagAGTGAAGAAATTGACTCGCGTAGACATCTTCCTATTTAGAACACACTACTGCACTtctcaattttcaattcagaAAGACAAAATCCCCAAGGCGCCATACATAATTGGCTTACAGAAAAGCGGAAGTAAAAATTAGCTCGCGTagacgtcttcctctttaACGCTCTCTCTTCCTATAACTATGCAGCTATTGCTTAGTCTCgggtatttttcttttctttttttacttttttacttttatttttgctggGTAGATTATTGGCTGCAACTgcgaaaaaatattttgtttaatgattgccatctgcaaaatatttttatgctagcagtaacatatattttaatggtttatatttgaatattgaatgaattattatatttataagtgaCTAAATTGCAAAACATGTTGTTGAggaatgtgattgcaattctaattcagattctcatgctactttctttaggttggtaattatattttctctaaatatatttgattaaagatgagattaaagttgtgtttttaaaattttttagaaccgaaaatagcaccgaaccgaactgtatttTACCAtaaaaattggtacaatacaGTACACgaatccttttatgtttggtatggtactggtaccttcaaCTTTAAAAGAACCGAGATTTTgtatggtactggtgatttatagATAACCAAATTGGACCAATCCGTGCTCAGCCCTAgatggcagcactctaaggtacgggagtatatgaatgaatcgaattgcagaaaaataaatggggtggggaatggttgataacatatatgtaaagagttggaactaatcacatgaggtgccttttggttgtttggttgtggagttgtagggactccaaagttaaacgtggtTGGTTCAAAAAAATTCTAAGATGGGGACCTTCTGGAAAGTTCTCAAACCCGTCAAACGGACAAAACCGTGAGACTAGTGGGGACTAAAGCGAACAATATCTAATGTAATTTGGTTCCGGGTCGTTACATCAAACGTGTggaaaaaatcatttattttattttatgtaaataaatatcacattccccttcattattattttttctccttcttcttctcatctcttttttagggtttttcttcttcattcctttttttttttttatttataacttatgtatatttatgcaaTAAAATATGCTGATTTTGATCGATTGtcttaaattttgtattttcaaTATGTTATTATGGGCAACTACTGTGATGAAGGCTTTTTGTACTTCAAGTTTTCTATTTTGGCTACCAAGTGGACCACCTTAAATCGTCATAAAACTGCAGCTAGAGGGAGTACTCAACATCATCTTCTCCTTGGTAGCATCAGTTTCACCTTTGAAGCCACCAATAGTCGACGCCACGAAGAGAGAATCGCAACATCTTGCTGTCACCATGAATCCCACCATTAGCACCAAGTTCTGCCCCATTATTTGACTACTGCATGGTGACGTTGCTGGTGGGTTAAGATTTCTTTGTTTGGCTATTGGATTGTGATCGTTCGGTTGTTGAGAAAGTGAAGGAAACTGGAAGAGTTTTGATACTGTAATTAGTGAGATTTAGTtttaagttttgatttttaaaagtgAGGGAAAATGCCCTCTGCTTCCAAATGGCTCAATCAAGGAACAGATTTAGCAGAAGAGTGCAATAAGATTTGTGCTTTTCCTCATTAGCAGAGCACTTGAATTCTGCTTCATTTACTTCCATTTCTTGAACGGGTTtatttgtgatttctttttggCTATCTTGTTCATTATTTTGGGTGGTAGTACGTTGGTGATGGTGGTATATGGTTGATTCCTTGAgtcatgtttcattttcttgtatatttgttaCCTGCCATCCATTTTCAAATGACAAGCCATCCTTGAATTGATTTTGATCAATTGCCccaaattttgtattttcgATTTGTTACTATGGGCAATCTGTATTGTTTGAAATGATCTTGGGCAAAGGACTGCAACTATGTCCTTATTTGTTTCTTGTTCCAGCTTTAATGGCTAAACTTTCcatctttatttaaaaagaaaaagatgaagcTTACCTGCTCACTTGtcaaattatttagttatttaattgagttaattatattatttattaattaaatttattaaaataaaacattaagtATAAGTCTAATTCTAACTCTATTAGCATTTCAACATTAGTTGTCTAATTCTACTAAGATTGTACATTGGTTGTCTAACTCTACTAGGGTTTCAACATTGATtgtaaaataagattttttaaataatattaagcaaaacaaactcaaaaataattaGGATATACATGCATAATCATATGAAAGtattataatcaatttttatttaaatacttttaatttaacttttgttGAGATATgagattaatattaaattagacaattctataattatagtcgcatataatctaataaaatagtttttaaatgctatatattgagtattaatatatttagggAATCATAAAATTCACAATAGACGTCTTATCTATTTAAGAGTTTGCatcatattctaaaaaatatattttttctgaatattcaatacaaaaataacaaatgtTGAATAAGTTTGTAAtgtattattaatcaaatatttataagaattagcgattatctaaaaataatgacaaatttatttatctttaaattttaaaaatagaaatattttattaataataaatagattcttttatttgtaaaaatgatataaaatttaaataaataaattataatttgcaagtatttttaatattaaaagtgcTTATGATTGTGAATTGATAATTCTTTatctaaatcaaatataataatttagttaatggatttataaatataatatatgggtcagtttattttaaaaagaatgaaatttAGATCAACATTATCATCTAAGGAATAtactaaatttctttataactttaaatttcaacaataattatattttattttatcagcaataatgaataataaattttagttactaaattattattattatacatatatatttaataatttcttagttaaaatattttataattctattaaatttattaataaaatattttcttaagaaacGAGAATATAAGTTCtttaatatagaattttagttataaagaaaaattataaaatatatttattatatttagctagattttaaataaaaataaaaatataacacctATATTCGAATTAGGctaatagaattattaatgatattcgcatgcatcatacatgcataaaaaatatttatatatttcataataataaataataactaaaatatctaaattttaaaggaaatcataattaaaatttatttatttaatagtgCTATGAACAATGCATAtcatctaaaataataaattattaactcatcattaaaatttaattataatctcAAAGTAATTAAcatgatttaaacataaaagctCTGTAACTTggataaattttacattttagaaattattgaaaagtAATTATACTTATCCTAAACAGTGATAAtgacttaaatatattttagatatcttaaacttaatataatattagaattaaaaaatttgattttataatttttttgaaaagaaaatagttcaTACTAAAAAGTGTTTgctaaatatatacgtttttaCAACATATGTGAATCTTgatttttacttaaaaatatattaaatcttttattgaCAGCTAAATTATAAGTCATAAATAGATTCATTTAAAGATgaatttattatagaaaaagaGTTTTTTCATTCTCTTAACAC
Coding sequences within:
- the LOC8271798 gene encoding UDP-URONIC ACID TRANSPORTER 1 isoform X1 translates to MRSPPQQQPIITNPNTMSSSSSSKKQALFISCLIILWYSSNIGVLLLNKYLLSNYGFKFPIFLTMCHMSACAILSYLSIVFFKIVPLQAVKSKNQLFKIATLSVVFCGSVVGGNISLRYLPVSFNQAVGATTPFFTAVFAYLMTFKREAWITYAALVPVVTGVIIASGGEPSFHLFGFIMCISATAARAFKSVLQGILLSSEGEKLNSMNLMLYMSPIAVLVLLPAALIMEPNVLEVTLSLGREHKFMWLLLLVNSTMAYSANLSNFLVTKHTSALTLQVLGNAKGAVAVVISIFIFRNPVTFIGIAGYTMTILGVVAYGEAKRRFR
- the LOC8271798 gene encoding UDP-URONIC ACID TRANSPORTER 1 isoform X2; its protein translation is MRSPPQQQPIITNPNTMSSSSSSKKQALFISCLIILWYSSNIGVLLLNKYLLSNYGFKFPIFLTMCHMSACAILSYLSIVFFKIVPLQAVKSKNQLFKIATLSVVFCGSVVGGNISLRYLPVSFNQAVGATTPFFTAVFAYLMTFKREAWITYAALVPVVTGVIIASGGEPSFHLFGFIMCISATAARAFKSVLQGILLSSEGEKLNSMNLMLYMSPIAVLVLLPAALIMEPNVLEVTLSLGREHKFMWLLLLVNSTMAYSANLSNFLVTKHTSALTLQESSNVYRHCGLHNDHTWCSCLWRSEEKV